A region from the Leishmania panamensis strain MHOM/PA/94/PSC-1 chromosome 20 sequence genome encodes:
- a CDS encoding vacuolar ATP synthase catalytic subunit A, putative (TriTrypDB/GeneDB-style sysID: LpmP.20.3390) — protein MARDKHAFESEQQMGSVKAVSGPVVIAENMSGSAMYELVQVGSFRLVGEIIRLEGDTATIQVYEETGGLTVGDPVYCTGKPLSLDLGPGIMSEIFDGIQRPLDTIYQMVQNVFIPKGVQVSALNMKKQWDFTPFVKVGDIVTGGDILGTVAENSLMSNHSIMVPPNMQGRVVSVQPGGNYTLEDSVVEIELNGKTKSLRLMQRWPVRTPRPVAVKESGNHPLLTGQRVLDALFPSVQGGTCSIPGAFGCGKTVISQALSKYSNSDCVIYVGCGERGNEMAEVLMEFPTLTTVIDGREESIMKRTCLVANTSNMPVAAREASIYTGITLAEYYRDMGKHIAMMADSTSRWAEALREISGRLAEMPADGGYPAYLSARLASFYERAGLVTCIGGPKRQGSVTIVGAVSPPGGDFSDPVTSATLSIVQVFWGLEKRLAQRKHFPSVNWLISYSKYLNSLEPFFNTFDSDYMRLRAVVSEVLQREEELQEIVQLVGKDSLSESDKIILEVAKVIREEFLQQNAFTSYDKFCPLYKTCWMLRNIVTFYEEAQRVVAESAGDHKITWNYIREKIPTIYTGLTEMKFRDPSDGEEVNTEYFKKQNEEIISSFSSLLQ, from the coding sequence atggcgCGCGATAAACATGCGTTCGAGTCAGAGCAGCAGATGGGCTCCGTCAAGGCCGTCTCCGGCCCCGTCGTGATTGCCGAAAACATGAGTGGCAGCGCCATGTACGAGCTTGTACAAGTCGGCTCGTTTCGCCTCGTCGGCGAGATCATCCGCCTGGAGGGCGACACGGCCACGATTCAGGTGTACGAGGAGACCGGCGGTCTGACTGTCGGTGACCCGGTCTATTGTACTGGCAAGCCTCTGTCGCTGGATCTGGGCCCCGGCATCATGTCTGAGATCTTTGACGGCATTCAGCGTCCGCTCGACACGATTTACCAGATGGTGCAGAACGTGTTCATTCCGAAGGGCGTGCAGGTGAGCGCTCTAAACATGAAGAAGCAGTGGGATTTCACCCCGTTCGTGAAGGTAGGCGACATCGTCACAGGCGGTGACATCCTCGGCACTGTCGCGGAGAATTCACTCATGAGCAACCACAGCATTATGGTGCCGCCAAACATGCAGGGACGTGTGGTATCGGTACAGCCTGGTGGTAACTACACGCTGGAGGATAGCGTGGTGGAGATCGAGCTTAACGGCAAGACAAAGTCGCTGCGTCTGATGCAACGCTGGCCCGTGCGCACGCCGCGCCCGGTGGCTGTGAAAGAGTCGGGTAATCATCCCCTACTGACTGGTCAGCGTGTGCTGGATGCGTTGTTCCCCTCCGTGCAGGGTGGCACGTGCTCCATCCCCGGTGCATTCGGCTGCGGCAAGACTGTCATCAGTCAGGCCCTCTCCAAGTACTCCAACTCGGACTGTGTCATCTACGTCGGCTGCGGTGAACGCGGTAACGAGATGGCCGAGGTGCTCATGGAGTTCCCGACCCTGACGACTGTGATCGATGGTCGCGAAGAGTCCATCATGAAGCGCACCTGCCTCGTGGCGAACACCTCGAACATGCCCGTCGCAGCCCGTGAGGCCTCTATTTATACCGGCATCACCCTTGCTGAGTACTACCGTGATATGGGCAAGCACATTGCCATGATGGCCGACTCGACGTCTCGCTgggccgaggcgctgcgtgagATTTCGGGTCGATTGGCGGAGATGCCGGCTGATGGTGGCTACCCTGCCTACCTCAGCGcccgcctcgcctccttcTACGAGCGCGCCGGTCTCGTCACCTGCATCGGCGGGCCGAAGCGCCAGGGCTCCGTCACGATCGTCGGTGCAGTGTCTCCGCCGGGCGGCGACTTCTCCGATCCGGTGACGTCCGCCACGCTTAGTATTGTGCAGGTGTTCTGGGGTCTGGAGAAGCGCCTCGCACAGCGCAAGCACTTCCCGTCTGTCAACTGGCTCATCTCCTATTCCAAGTACCTGAACTCACTGGAGCCCTTCTTCAACACCTTCGACTCAGACTACatgcgcctgcgcgctgTTGTGTCGGAGGTTctgcagcgcgaggaggaaTTGCAGGAGATTGTGCAGTTGGTAGGTAAGGACTCCCTCTCCGAGTCTGACAAAATCATTCTCGAGGTGGCAAAGGTGATTCGTGAGGAGTTCCTCCAGCAGAATGCCTTCACCTCGTACGACAAGTTCTGCCCGCTGTACAAGACGTGCTGGATGCTGCGCAACATCGTCACATTCTACGAGGAGGCCCAGCGCGTTGTTGCCGAATCCGCCGGCGACCACAAGATCACGTGGAACTACATCCGTGAGAAGATCCCGACCATCTACACCGGCCTGACCGAAATGAAGTTCCGTGACCCTagcgacggagaggaggtgaaCACCGAATACTTTAAGAAGCAAAACGAGGAGATCATCAGCTCCTTCAGTTCGCTGCTACAGTAA
- a CDS encoding 50S ribosomal protein L13-like protein (TriTrypDB/GeneDB-style sysID: LpmP.20.3400): MLRRTSLLGAPFKSVLRRHKYHPEGLPLYNDLSKQWLCREGERWWLLDARGQQLPHVAKIAAQYMTGQHRPDFTPGMMTGDHVVITNIKDAVMTGDNWIRVPITWQTAYPGGKYRVRLSEMYERDPCMVMWWYLKDEVNHHFVRKLKTRTAPLEKAWLYEDSVHPHTEKNPRPLVWTDTATRGWRYKDPMFQRRWSPNQFMS; encoded by the coding sequence ATGCTCCGACGTACTTCTCTTCTCGGAGCACCCTTCAAGagcgtgctgcgccgccacaagTATCACCCGGAGGGTTTGCCGCTCTACAACGACTTGTCGAAACAGTGGCTGTGTCGTGAGggggagcggtggtggttgctGGATGCGCGAggccagcagctgccgcacgtAGCGAAGATTGCTGCGCAGTATATGACCGGGCAGCATCGGCCTGATTTTACTCCGGGCATGATGACCGGAGACCACGTTGTCATCACCAACATCAAGGACGCCGTCATGACCGGTGACAACTGGATTCGCGTGCCCATCACGTGGCAGACCGCCTACCCCGGCGGCAAGTATCGAGTGCGCCTCTCGGAGATGTACGAGCGCGACCCCTGCATGGTGATGTGGTGGTACTTGAAGGACGAGGTAAATCACCACTTCGTTCGCAAGCTTAAGACGCGCACTGCACCGTTAGAAAAGGCGTGGCTGTACGAGGACAGCGTCCACCCGCATACTGAGAAGAACCCGCGACCGTTGGTCTGGACCGATACTGCAACGAGGGGTTGGCGTTACAAGGATCCAATGTTCCAACGACGGTGGTCGCCGAATCAGTTCATGAGCTGA
- a CDS encoding hypothetical protein (TriTrypDB/GeneDB-style sysID: LpmP.20.3410) produces the protein MRGTRLWWLRVSLVIRDGAHTTRMETLVRRWADLDAARPATLTGLATELLRETIASLQAPAPALTSSSVSLPNLALSLLSSPPLLLTSRESAQRIWRSLRRQRVQWQDAMELLPWQLLAMTPAQRQFLSPHVSRTPRRVINLTLAALDMHEDAALVQQYQSLKRSTYMVEYARLVSAALRERPSLPSGLLPIPYGVMLHGYTLGRRSPQDARMALAISKHMTLLGRAALTREAEERLVLSHARLEGFTGQWQSALGIVRHSRAVRLSAREGVVRYVRSLMTRQTDARLTTAAPLAQSLSSLVSKHCNPPAGSWDNRTAPAGLAAKVPLRHEDASTDWVNALRVFLAKEPQAQTYPSALHLLESLPPEVRGDRAYLLLASTVLHCSARRMYAGTLTRRVVSCITSADWTMALVLACAAQCYDVAAPLIPLVTKSCSRGAAGVRDIPPELRAYVMTMEGLEQEERLAASASAFLSDTAAAALTYPEALAHALTATSPATWRTLLLFCPHAGPPSRLRYFLLAACDESSGDATVFKRTSENSYTRSHIECCTFQSCAASRLVCAAAELRNQQYFFKVIPASVRAHHFEYSPLTNAPTLELKSEAEPRAVSAVTAVDRTNAAVALSNSVTGAPVEPTLQVQSTMLARVRLQAWGNQTAMTPEKCTQLLADVSLYLRATHMVEGVALSARQKPRLTEEVFLKSIAALAASGVVQLPSTERFHWPLAVFQAARLLRVPVDASLMVAATRTIPSMFVDRARLALPSILGAHTLLGDWRAGLQLCTRLLRKKRDGELEIDADPLHAGKPQTHRFTAPPPTFLEAMAQVGYASPPAVAVRHWKTLEAASSTPLTLPQNEGPCPLSLLLLELQQFQDARQLCEEVRHVSERQRQGSTQRKLNCLSRRRMLLGAAFCLLNSEAALRRVLRASRKEKATATDVDAHGLQRLLRVLNSTDVVQVLAAEAREGRCAQEHWLCEEMSRADVAADVVGYLARLRPFSTTLSALLFFRQAAAAHNAVGCLKGLVRLAERASECPYTDVLLLSLLRLLRLFLSHDGLLSASVVTCELTEDKTPVALPHPTALALARKLFNRMQEVQRLSLPLKDARRVLRQASDTHLPVVHTVAEGTGVASTAKSPVAPCAVWVVLGVLHSTVSNVLQVPVPASFTSHLLSRVVEMNGSSDWWAALHFFKNLRHPTLQERGLLVRAFRHCGGAATPILLAHRRFLRDCPELVVVWADEASGPSKWLQSLALLEHAQNLERRSTAAVAETEPDTGSSTEPAPAPALLLSAAVVSIIHSWNADERLRCGELLRRQGFIETEPTKNGKSLDDARVKKMADTRAQRQTEAILKLLREKPSVAVPFSNASPPVFNAAYPGRSAGHQNRQ, from the coding sequence ATGCGCGGTACACGCCTATGGTGGCTGCGGGTGTCTCTTGTGATTCGTGATGGCGCTCACACCACACGAATGGAGACCCTGGTCCGTCGCTGGGCGGACCTGGATGCAGCGCGTCCCGCCACTCTCACAGGCCTAGCTACGGAGCTATTGAGGGAGACGATAGCGTCTCTGCAagcgcctgcgccagcgctgacCTCGTCGAGCGTCTCGTTACCCAACTTGGCGTTATCATTATTATCCAGTCCACCGCTTCTTCTTACTTCACGGGAGAGCGCACAGCGCATTTGGCGGTCGcttcggcggcagcgggtaCAGTGGCAGGATGCtatggagctgctgccgtggcagctACTGGCAATGACTCCGGCACAACGGCAATTTCTGAGTCCACATGTTTCACGGACGCCTAGGAGGGTCATCAATCTTACTTTAGCTGCGTTGGACATGCACGAGgacgcagcgctggtgcagcagtaCCAGTCTCTGAAGCGCTCCACCTACATGGTGGAATATGCGCGTCTTGTCTCGGCGGCTCTGCGAGAGCGACCTTCACTGCCAAGCGGGTTACTGCCAATCCCTTACGGTGTGATGCTGCATGGTTACACGCTTGGCCGCCGCTCTCCACAAGACGCGAGGATGGCACTGGCGATAAGCAAGCACATGACGCTTCTGGGTCGGGCGGCACTGACgcgtgaggcggaggagcgccTAGTGCTCAGTCACGCGCGCCTTGAAGGTTTCACAGGCCAGTGGCAGTCTGCGTTGGGCATTGTACGACACAGTCGCGCGGTGCGCCTCTCCGCGCGCGAAGGCGTGGTGCGTTACGTCCGGTCACTGATGACGCGACAGACTGATGCTCGACTCACtaccgctgcgccgcttgcACAATCGCTTAGTTCCTTGGTTTCCAAACACTGCAATCCCCCGGCTGGCTCTTGGGACAACAGGACCGCGCCAGCAGGGCTTGCCGCCAAAGttccgctgcgccacgaAGACGCCTCCACTGACTGGGTGAACGCTCTTCGCGTGTTTCTCGCAAAAGAACCGCAGGCGCAGACTTACCCCAGCGCGCTTCACCTGCTCGAGAGTCTACCGCCGGAAGTGAGGGGTGACCGCGCGTACCTCTTGTTGGCCTCGACAGTGCTGCACTGCAGTGCGCGACGCATGTACGCAGGAACCTTGACTCGACGAGTCGTAAGCTGCATCACCAGCGCAGATTGGACCATGGCGCTAGTGTTGGCATGTGCGGCGCAGTGCTATGACGTGGCCGCGCCGCTCATTCCTCTTGTAACGAAGAGCTGCAGCCGTGGCGCGGCCGGTGTACGCGACATTCCGCCGGAGCTGCGTGCATACGTGATGACAATGGAGGGCTTAGAACAGGAAGAAAGACTGGCCGCGTCTGCCTCCGCGTTTCTATCCGacacggcagccgcagctctcACGTATCCTGAGgcactcgcacacgcactaACGGCCACGTCGCCCGCCACATGGCGGActcttctgctcttctgCCCCCACGCCGGTCCTCCGTCGCGTCTGCGCTACTTCCTACTCGCTGCGTGcgacgagagcagcggcgacgccaccgTCTTCAAGCGCACCAGCGAGAACTCATACACGAGGAGCCACATCGAGTGTTGCACGTTCCAATCATGTGCGGCCTCTCGACTTGtctgcgcggcagcagagctgCGTAATCAGCAGTACTTTTTCAAGGTTATCCCTGCCTCGGTGCGCGCACACCATTTCGAGTATTCGCCGTTGACGAACGCGCCAACACTAGAGCTGAAGTCAGAAGCAGAGCCACGAGCTGTTTCCGCTGTCACCGCCGTTGACAGAACAAACGCTGCTGTAGCCCTTTCCAATTCGGTAACCGGGGCGCCGGTGGAGCCGACATTACAGGTGCAGTCTACAATGCTGGCAAGGGTACGGCTGCAAGCCTGGGGGAATCAAACGGCAATGACGCCAGAAAAGTGCACACAGCTTCTGGCGGACGTGTCGCTCTACCTCAGAGCAACCCACATGGTTGAGGGTGTCGCCCTATCAGCCCGCCAAAAACCTCGTCTCACCGAGGAGGTCTTTCTCAAGTCGATTGCCGCCCTCGCTGCGAGTGGAGTGGTGCAACTTCCGTCCACAGAGCGCTTTCACTGGCCACTCGCAGTGTTCCAGGCAGCAAGGCTGCTGCGTGTCCCAGTGGATGCCTCTCTCATGGTCGCCGCGACACGCACGATTCCATCGATGTTTGTAGATCGCGCCAGACTGGCTCTGCCCTCCATCCTCGGTGCCCACACGCTGCTAGGTGACTGGAGAGCTGGGTTGCAGCTCTGCACGCGACTGCTGCGCAAAAAGCGGGATGGCGAGCTTGAGATCGATGCAGACCCACTCCACGCAGGGAAGCCTCAAACGCACAGGTtcacagcaccaccaccgacatTTCTAGAGGCGATGGCCCAGGTTGGCTACGCTTCCCCCCCAGCGGTAGCGGTACGCCACTGGAAAACGCTGGAGGCTGCCAGCTCCACCCCTCTCACCTTGCCGCAGAACGAGGGGCCCTGCCCACTTTCCCTTTTGCTGTTGGAACTGCAGCAGTTCCAAGATGCACGGCAGCTCTGTGAAGAGGTACGCCACGTGAGCGAACGACAACGCCAGGGAAGCACTCAGCGAAAGCTCAATTGCCTGTCGCGTCGCCGGATGCTGCTGGGGGCCGCTTTTTGTCTGCTGAACAGCgaggctgcgctgcggcgcgtgtTGCGGGCgtcgaggaaggagaaggcgacCGCGACAGACGTGGACGCGCATGGTCTCCAGCGCCTGTTGCGCGTTCTGAATTCCACGGATGTAGTGCAGGTTCTCGCCGCAGAGGCGCGCGAGGGGCGGTGCGCGCAGGAGCACTGGCTTTGTGAGGAAATGAGCCGCGctgacgtcgctgccgacGTCGTCGGCTACCTCGCGCGGCTTCGACCGTTTTCCACGactctctctgcgcttctgTTCTTCCGgcaggctgctgcggcccacAACGCGGTTGGGTGCCTCAAGGGACTGGTGCGGCTGGCGGAGCGGGCGAGCGAATGCCCTTATAcagatgtgctgctgctgtcgctgctgcgcctgttgcgcctttttctctctcacgaTGGGCTGCTCTCAGCGAGCGTGGTGACCTGTGAGTTGACAGAAGACAAGACACCTGTTGCACTGCCGCATCCCACTGCTTTGGCGCTGGCTCGCAAGCTCTTCAACAGGATGCAGGAGGTACAGCGACTGAGTCTGCCTCTTAAGGATGCCCGCCGCGTACTTCGCCAAGCAAGCGACACCCATCTCCCTGTGGTTCATACTGTTGCTGAGGGTACCGGCGTTGCCAGTACAGCCAAGTCTCCTGTAGCTCCGTGCGCCGTGTGGGTGGTGCTTGGGGTGCTGCACTCGACTGTAAGCAACGTCCTTCAAGTGCCCGTGCCGGCATCCTTCACGTCTCACCTGCTTTCCCGTGTTGTGGAGATGAACGGGTCATCGGATTGGTGGGCTGCCTTGCACTTCTTCAAGAATCTTCGCCATCCGACTCTGCAGGAACGCGGGTTGCTTGTACGCGCTTTCCGTcactgtggcggcgctgcaacGCCGATTCTCCTCGCTCACCGCCGCTTTCTACGCGACTGCCCTGAGCTAGTAGTTGTATGGGCCGATGAGGCGAGCGGACCGTCGAAGTGGCTGCAATCTCTGGCTCTTCTTGAGCATGCGCAGAATTTGGAGCGGcgctcgacagcagcggtggcggagacggAGCCGGACACAGGTAGCTCTACTGAAcctgcgccggcgccggcatTGCTACTctccgcggcggtggtgagcatCATTCATAGCTGGAATGCTGACGAGCGACTGCGGTGCGGCGAGCTTCTCCGGCGGCAGGGTTTTATCGAAACGGAGCCCACGAAGAACGGCAAGTCGCTTGATGACGCGCGTGTGAAGAAGATGGCGGATACTCGGGCTCAGCGGCAGACAGAGGCGATTCTGAAGCTTCTGAGGGAAAAACCCTCTGTCGCAGTGCCTTTCAGCAATGCCTCGCCACCGGTGTTTAATGCTGCTTATCCCGGTAGGAGTGCTGGGCATCAGAATCGTCAATGA
- a CDS encoding inositol-pentakisphosphate 2-kinase, putative (TriTrypDB/GeneDB-style sysID: LpmP.20.3420) — protein MDASFILFLGAGKCNVVVDLPMCFVSSSLSSSSSHLTGAATQRTALRIRNAELKECPECYRALGAYAGGRQVVPLSADLYAAIASAVPAKFHTLMKGASEATLVPNFTSDPAQLLRIGVTAPEEAGRVADYTVEVKPKSAWQPPHIVGIVVDGAAHWIEETKHRHCRYAQMLCYKRMRDSAEEAPASVAAAGLHGSASSAKGGSAPYCPNYLFRPNLSSRDGLQRLMHSPQNNLRVISYHASRKVNHPGNPETLTVEELNGIADAIDASGVLVPLAHLQLYGCAPANADALPEEIQSRSVPVLDAQLLHHWSVAQDKKDVQWIVVDVDSETLCSCTSSTDEEAYKRLSCANPRYVVPSLDYAACLDRFYVSTTAKDVSLMIAVSCRRNESEESVSDYSVLTDVPPEVDGGCFVRHSHDVYRVGVVDLDVKTHKALEHYHTHDKNITNAFMRHNNKRGA, from the coding sequence ATGGATGCCTCTTTCATTCTGTTTCTCGGCGCGGGAAAGTGCAATGTGGTGGTGGACTTACCTATGTGTTTTGTGTCTAGCTCCTTGAGCTCATCGTCATCGCACCTTACTGGTGCCGccacgcagcgcaccgccCTGCGCATTCGCAACGCGGAGCTAAAGGAGTGCCCTGAGTGCTACCGCGCGCTGGGGGCGTACGCTGGTGGGCGGCAGGTCGTACCGCTCTCCGCAGATCTCTATGCAGCCATTGCGAGCGCCGTGCCGGCGAAGTTTCACACCCTGATGAAAGGCGCATCGGAGGCTACATTGGTGCCCAACTTTACCAGCGATcccgcgcagctgctccggaTAGGCGTGACTGCGCCCGAGGAGGCCGGTCGGGTTGCCGACTACACGGTGGAAGTAAAGCCGAAGAGCGCGTGGCAGCCACCACACATTGTAGGTATCGtggtggatggcgctgcccactggatcgaggagacgaagcaccgccactgccgctacGCCCAGATGCTGTGTTACAAGAGGATGCGAGATAGTGCGGAGGAGGCACCGGCGTCggtggctgcggcaggaCTGCACGGCAGTGCGAGCAGCGCCAAGGGGGGCAGTGCCCCCTACTGCCCGAATTACTTGTTTCGTCCCAACCTCTCGTCGCGCGATGGGCTGCAGCGACTCATGCACAGCCCACAGAACAACCTGAGGGTGATCAGCTACCACGCATCCCGCAAGGTCAACCACCCAGGCAACCCAGAAACACTGACGGTCGAGGAACTGAACGGCATCGCGGACGCCATCGATGCCTCAGGGGTGCTAGTTCCCTTAGCCCATCTACAGCTTTACGGCTGCGCCCCTGCCAACGCAGATGCGTTGCCGGAAGAGATTCAGTCGCGCTCGGTACCAGTCCTGGAcgcacagctgctccaccacTGGTCTGTTGCCCAAGACAAAAAGGATGTTCAATGGATTGTCGTGGATGTAGACTCGGAAACCCTCTGTAGCTGCACCTCGTCTACTGATGAGGAGGCTTACAAGCGACTGAGTTGTGCAAACCCTCGGTATGTGGTGCCATCTTTGGACTACGCAGCATGCCTCGACCGCTTTTACGTCTCCACAACAGCCAAAGACGTGTCTCTGATGATTGCGGTCTCGTGTCGAAGGAACGAATCGGAGGAATCTGTTAGCGACTACTCGGTTCTGACCGATGTTCCCCCAGAGGTGGATGGTGGCTGCTTTGTTCGCCACAGCCACGACGTTTACCGTGTCGGCGTGGTGGACCTGGACGTCAAAACGCACAAGGCGCTGGAGCACTATCACACGCATGACAAGAACATCACCAACGCCTTCATGCGTCACAACAACAAGAGGGGTGCGtga
- a CDS encoding hypothetical protein (TriTrypDB/GeneDB-style sysID: LpmP.20.3430) gives MAQDAEAYDMVAPGCIYLTAEQEERLVDRLYTQSLLHKEDTLMKLDARYYPVAASQTISQETLQKSVQRQVDTEMERRQRLRQEMDAMAAAEAMGYANGKVATAARKTLTAEETDASVRRLYDETLVRKKAKMMESERLYAFHPEDIKSAKISKKALQASVNRMSKPKKAEFTIAEVNEIYGL, from the coding sequence ATGGCTCAAGACGCTGAAGCATACGACATGGTGGCACCGGGCTGCATATACCTTACCGCTGAGCAAGAGGAACGCCTCGTGGATCGCCTCTACACGCAGTCCCTATTGCACAAGGAGGACACCCTGATGAAGTTAGATGCGCGCTACTACCCTGTGGCCGCCTCGCAGACCATCTCGCAGGAGACACTGCAGAAGAGTGTTCAGCGCCAGGTCGATACCGAGATGGAACGGCGGCAGAGACTGCGGCAGGAGATGGACGCCATGGCGGCTGCTGAGGCGATGGGCTATGCAAACGGCAAAGTTGCGACTGCTGCCAGGAAGACCCTGACTGCGGAGGAGACAGACGCCAGTGTGCGGCGGCTCTACGACGAAACACTTGTGCGCAAGAAGGCAAAGATGATGGAGAGCGAGCGCCTCTACGCGTTTCATCCAGAGGACATCAAGTCGGCCAAGATATccaagaaggcgctgcaaGCGTCAGTCAATCGCATGAGCAAGCCTAAAAAGGCAGAGTTCACAATTGCGGAGGTGAACGAGATCTACGGTCTGTGA
- a CDS encoding hypothetical protein (TriTrypDB/GeneDB-style sysID: LpmP.20.3440) translates to MSDARRATGTAPGAKYNAYAEAADPHRYRIADALLFTCAEHGEACVLCITAGKNGRNGRTAAVGATLFWLTCPNLNAIISRFEGHRCIQVVAEALSRQTCLCDWHVLSHNVYASRAKELLSPAQWSFFHTHFLSEEESSLHKYGNAAVSHAADMKCLHALVAQTLAGVPNPVGSIVVNYVLLLHQLVSKTADLEEIEGQGLEEKLTIRATLDSTVFFASFITAFVRAASERHREDWQGLHDVYFEVPLPDGNEWCKGAVQYMWRNDSQLATLYPDLCACARTVLHALEGRPRRRHKKHRVN, encoded by the coding sequence aTGTCGGATGCGAGAAGGGCTACGGGTACCGCCCCTGGAGCAAAGTACAACGCTTACGCTGAGGCGGCAGATCCACATCGCTACCGTATCGCTGACGCTCTGCTCTTTACATGCGCGGAGCACGGTGAGGCTTGTGTCTTGTGCATTACCGCCGGCAAGAATGGCCGCAACGGACGCACGGCAGCTGTTGGCGCCACGCTCTTCTGGTTGACTTGCCCGAATCTGAACGCCATCATCTCGAGGTTCGAGGGTCACCGATGTATCCAagtggtggcagaggcgcTATCCCGGCAGACGTGTCTCTGTGACTGGCATGTGCTGTCGCACAACGTGTACGCGAGTCGCGCCAAGGAACTCCTTTCGCCAGCGCAGTGGTCTTTCTTCCAcactcactttctctctgagGAGGAGTCTTCCCTGCACAAGTACGGCAATGCCGCGGTGAGCCATGCAGCAGACATGAAGTGCCTGCACGCCCTCGTCGCCCAGACCCTGGCTGGTGTCCCAAACCCGGTTGGCTCGATCGTAGTGAACTACGTTCTCTTGTTGCACCAGCTCGTCAGCAAGACGGCCGACCTGGAAGAAATAGAGGGGCAGGGTCTCGAAGAGAAGCTCACTATACGGGCAACGCTGGACAGCACAGTTTTCTTCGCGAGCTTTATAACGGCATTTGTGAGGgcggcgtcggagcggcaTCGCGAGGACTGGCAGGGGCTCCACGACGTATACTTCGAAGTCCCGCTACCTGACGGCAACGAGTGGTGCAAGGGAGCCGTTCAGTACATGTGGCGGAACGACTCTCAGCTAGCGACGCTCTACCCCGATCTATGCGCGTGTGCCCGGACAGTGCTCCACGCGTTGGAGGGCAggccgcggcgccgacacAAGAAGCATCGTGTCAACTGA
- a CDS encoding hypothetical protein (TriTrypDB/GeneDB-style sysID: LpmP.20.3450) has product MRQRNAPFATQGSSSSSPRENSRLAWCSESFLRQHMRARTSSRDTLLADLQLIRAAANTVVVWRCFLRWGLYAVRRVALRRVQHRAQIVLWRRVGARCFAWWRLVTERRLCREVLYAEAAAREGVLLLDGVCRTAWDKWCQWARAHVRQRGRAVHLGLVSRQRHACLRFRAWTCHLHQCRQLRAVEQIRFAAERSLARFTLIRWRLHTLEGYLTFPLQVRTAQRVAAAAFRVWQRRALIGAGARFICHEALFRVAQSFFDRWKRWLRRRLQSILLQEANEARLLLHIFLQWAWIHQLRALDYEQQVAERDLPRLFS; this is encoded by the coding sequence ATGCGGCAGCGCAACGCACCCTTTGCTACACAGGGGTCGAGCTCATCGTCGCCCAGGGAGAATAGCCGCCTTGCCTGGTGTTCTGAGTCCTTTCTACGACAgcacatgcgcgcacgcacatcaaGCCGTGACACTCTGCTTGCCGACCTTCAACTCAttcgagcagcagcgaacacgGTGGTAGTGTGGCGTTGCTTCCTGCGGTGGGGTCTCTATGCGGTTCGCCGTGTTGCCTTGAGGCGCGTCCAGCACCGTGCTCAGATTGTTTTGTGGCGTCGTGTGGGTGCCAGGTGCTTTGCGTGGTGGCGATTAGTGACGGAGCGGCGGTTGTGCCGCGAGGTACTTTATGCCGAAGCTGCCGCACGAGAAGGTGTGTTGTTGCTGGACGGCGTCTGTCGCACAGCATGGGATAAATGGTGTCAGTGGGCGCGAGCGCATGTACGACAGCGGGGGAGAGCTGTCCATCTGGGACTAGTGAGCCGCCAGCGGCATGCGTGCCTTCGATTCCGCGCATGGACGTGTCATCTGCATCAGTGCCGTCAGCTGCGGGCTGTGGAGCAGATTCGATTCGCCGCCGAGCGGTCGCTGGCTCGCTTTACTCTGATCCGTTGGCGCCTGCATACCCTAGAGGGCTACCTCACTTTCCCTCTGCAGGTGCGGACGGCGCAAcgagtggcggcagcggcatttCGCGTTTGGCAGCGTCGTGCGCTCattggcgctggtgcgcgaTTCATCTGTCACGAGGCCCTTTTTCGCGTAGCGCAGAGCTTTTTTGACCGGTGGAAGCGATGGCTTCGACGGAGGTTACAGTCAATATTGCTACAGGAAGCGAACGAGGCTCGCCTTCTGCTCCACATCTTCTTGCAGTGGGCATGGATCCATCAGCTCCGCGCGTTGGATTATGAGCAGCAAGTTGCAGAGCGGGATCTGCcacgcctcttctcttgA